The DNA window TTCTGCTTGGGATTTGAGTCTTTGGGTTGTGGTAGGAGCATCGGCATTTTCGGTATTCTTCCTCAGTGCCACACCGATTAACATCTTGCCTCGGTTGCAGTCTTTCCTTTCCAGAGTCAATCCCACTTGAGTAGTCGCCACCTCTAATTCCTTGCCAAACCTTCTGTTAGAAACGGGCTTGCTTAGTCCATTGGCATAACAATAGTCTTGATAGGCTCGGAATGCCTCACTCTGGAGTAGCTCATGCCCTGGCACGGGTACTAATTTCTCATCTAGGAACGCGGCTACCGAGTTGTTCTCGCATTGCAACTCCCACTTCTGGATAGCCAGGGATGGGGTGTCCATATCCCCTGAAATCCCCGCATCTACTAGCTCTGTCGGGATGGAAAATAGGACACTAGCCAACCTCCCCATCTCTCTCATCATGGCTATCTCCTTTGCCCTAGAGCGCTTCTTAAAAGGATGGGGGAATAGGATTAAATCGGCTCGTCTGTTAAGGGCTTCATCTGAGCTAAAGCAGAAGCTGTTAAACACAATGACCAGCGTTCCCCAGAACTTGGACTCACCAGGGTCTTTATGCTTGCGGTCAAAGGGGATGTCATCGTGCCCTGTCATTTTCAAAAGCAGGCTAATATCCTTGACCCATGTCCTCTCATCAGGGTTCAAGCACATCTTCTTGCCTAACCATCTAGCCCGTTCAAATTTTCCGCCGATATCAGAAAGGGATGTAGTTGCGACGTTCTCCTGACCCAAAAGCGCTATCATCATTCGGGTGAATGTCCCCTTCCCTGTCCCTGGCTTGCCATGAATGAGGGGAAAGCGTTGACACCAGTTGTAACGTGCCAACAGGACACCTGCCAGACAGTAGAGGTACTTTTTCAACTGGGCATCATCGCCATTAGATGCATAAGAAAGGAATTCATAGACCAGTGGGCAATAGCGCTCTAGGTTGGCTACACACTCTCCCAGGTCTTCAGGAAGTGGGGCGTAATCCCGGTCAATATAGTGAGTGTTCAGGTTTTCCCTTTGGTGAGGCAAAAACTGCCTATCCTCAAGTCTTAACGCTCCATTGCGGAAGTACGTATACTCGTGGTTTTTGCCAAATACTGGATAATCTTCATCCTGCTTGTTTAGTTTCCTCAGCTTGGCTCTGAGAAGCTTCTCGGCTTGTTCTACGAAACTATGGGACGGAATTTGTCCCCCTCCAACTTCAATCAAGTAGTCAGTGACTTTCTCTGGCTCTAAAGTTTTCCAATGCTTGCCGTCCCACTGTCTCCAGACTTTGAAGGCATTGTCAAACCTCCAGGTAGGCTCCTTAATCTCTGCCACTTGAGTAGCCAAGCTGAATGGGGTGAATCTTTCTTCTTTATCTCCTGCCTTATTCCTTAATTTCTTGTCCTGTACAACCTGTGTACAGTCGTTGTAGAACTGTTTCTCCCATTGTGCAATCGTCAGAGCTGCCTTAATCACCTCATCAAAATCACCCCCACCAACAATGAAGTCATCCATTCCTTCTTTTTCCTTACCCTTTGGTTCCCATACACATATTTTGACATCACAGCCACGTTTCTCTAGGGCTTTTGAGAGTTGCTGAAGCTGCTGTTTGACTTCGGGCTTTTCTCTGAAATCGCTATCGAGAGCCACATAGACGGGTCTGCCTTTGACGCACAGAGCATCAAGGATAGGGACAAGTTCTGTGGATTGGGACTTGTGCCACATGGAGCAACCAGGGATAGAGATAGCTATATAGCCGTTCTCCAAGGCACAGCAAGCTTTCTTTGCCCCTTCAGTAATGATGATGGGGAATGATGGGTGTTTGA is part of the Roseofilum reptotaenium CS-1145 genome and encodes:
- a CDS encoding DUF3854 domain-containing protein, which gives rise to MHKNLKERNPSLNSSSCGGHSRSPIVSDNDWLEQQLNDSGIKNPLLKKQFEVCLEGFTIQGISIDGVKLNPDSWQKRNRYPEKHLDKDGKPIKYITQKKKPGEEHGCYDAFLPAGCVAWYSELKWRCSDFLSGTSGEKMDITLSLGQFLVKHPSFPIIITEGAKKACCALENGYIAISIPGCSMWHKSQSTELVPILDALCVKGRPVYVALDSDFREKPEVKQQLQQLSKALEKRGCDVKICVWEPKGKEKEGMDDFIVGGGDFDEVIKAALTIAQWEKQFYNDCTQVVQDKKLRNKAGDKEERFTPFSLATQVAEIKEPTWRFDNAFKVWRQWDGKHWKTLEPEKVTDYLIEVGGGQIPSHSFVEQAEKLLRAKLRKLNKQDEDYPVFGKNHEYTYFRNGALRLEDRQFLPHQRENLNTHYIDRDYAPLPEDLGECVANLERYCPLVYEFLSYASNGDDAQLKKYLYCLAGVLLARYNWCQRFPLIHGKPGTGKGTFTRMMIALLGQENVATTSLSDIGGKFERARWLGKKMCLNPDERTWVKDISLLLKMTGHDDIPFDRKHKDPGESKFWGTLVIVFNSFCFSSDEALNRRADLILFPHPFKKRSRAKEIAMMREMGRLASVLFSIPTELVDAGISGDMDTPSLAIQKWELQCENNSVAAFLDEKLVPVPGHELLQSEAFRAYQDYCYANGLSKPVSNRRFGKELEVATTQVGLTLERKDCNRGKMLIGVALRKNTENADAPTTTQRLKSQAEESLENCAKTSPLSPLTPPQPNQDNGSNPHTYHHNITTGGENITTEEAASDEPVSESGASVVKTSPPVVEEVAKKEDETTVYQESGDSGDDSGLFLQQENASNVSPPDLRLGMRVKNKSLDMELFNEGVLTLPPGEDGKWGVFWEHFAYSSREHPDNLIPIVD